One genomic window of Aquisalimonas sp. 2447 includes the following:
- a CDS encoding class I SAM-dependent methyltransferase, translated as MSQGVQAETGLPADWPAPDPDALALSRELSARLRERMETRGSMPFDLWMEGVLYEPGLGYYSAGQEKFGAAGDFITAPLVSPLFAWSLAGQCAEALEASQGDVILELGPGDGALAADLLAELERQRRLPREYWLLERSGSLRQRQHERLQSSVPHLVDRVRWLDALPDAPLRGVILGNEVMDALPVVRFRRDAGGISEFHVTVSGDAFGWAVVPARDAVAAAVQAIERDVGAALPTGYESELCLQLPGFMATLAECLADGLLLMVDYGYARRDYYRAERSQGTLVCHYRHRAHWDPLLVPGLQDVSAFVDFTGAAQGAQDAGLAVLGYATQAHFLMGAGVTALMEARQGGDAMAQVQMAQQAKTLLLPGGMGERFRVLAAGTSGMPTPSGFSLYNHLESL; from the coding sequence ATGAGTCAGGGTGTTCAGGCTGAAACCGGTCTGCCCGCCGACTGGCCGGCTCCCGATCCGGATGCTCTGGCCCTGAGTCGGGAGTTGTCCGCGCGATTGCGCGAGCGCATGGAAACACGCGGATCGATGCCCTTCGACCTCTGGATGGAGGGCGTGCTCTACGAGCCGGGGTTGGGTTATTACAGCGCGGGTCAGGAGAAGTTCGGCGCTGCCGGTGATTTCATTACCGCCCCACTGGTTTCGCCCCTGTTTGCCTGGAGCCTGGCGGGGCAGTGCGCGGAAGCACTGGAAGCGAGTCAGGGTGACGTCATCCTGGAACTGGGCCCCGGTGACGGCGCGCTGGCGGCGGACCTGCTGGCCGAGCTGGAGCGCCAGCGGCGGCTTCCGCGGGAGTACTGGCTGCTGGAGCGCAGCGGCAGCCTGCGGCAGCGGCAGCACGAGCGGCTGCAGTCCAGCGTGCCCCATCTGGTCGACCGCGTGCGCTGGCTGGATGCACTGCCGGATGCCCCGCTGCGTGGGGTGATTCTGGGCAACGAGGTCATGGACGCCCTGCCGGTGGTACGCTTCCGCCGGGATGCCGGTGGTATCTCCGAATTCCATGTCACCGTCAGCGGGGATGCCTTCGGCTGGGCTGTTGTTCCCGCTCGGGATGCCGTGGCCGCTGCCGTCCAGGCCATCGAGCGTGACGTGGGGGCCGCCCTGCCGACGGGCTACGAATCCGAGCTCTGCCTGCAGTTGCCCGGATTCATGGCAACCCTCGCGGAATGCCTCGCCGACGGCCTGCTCCTGATGGTGGATTACGGCTATGCCCGCCGCGACTACTACCGCGCCGAGCGCAGCCAGGGCACCCTGGTGTGCCATTACCGCCACCGCGCCCACTGGGATCCGCTTCTGGTCCCCGGGCTGCAGGATGTCAGCGCCTTCGTCGACTTCACCGGAGCGGCCCAGGGTGCGCAGGATGCCGGGCTGGCGGTGCTGGGCTATGCCACCCAGGCCCACTTCCTGATGGGCGCCGGCGTCACGGCGTTGATGGAGGCGCGGCAGGGGGGCGATGCCATGGCCCAGGTGCAGATGGCCCAGCAGGCAAAGACGCTGCTGTTGCCCGGCGGAATGGGCGAGCGTTTCCGGGTTCTGGCGGCGGGGACATCAGGAATGCCGACGCCATCGGGGTTTTCGCTTTATAATCACCTCGAAAGTCTATGA
- the folK gene encoding 2-amino-4-hydroxy-6-hydroxymethyldihydropteridine diphosphokinase yields MVRVYVSVGSNIQPARHVRRALQDLRREFHELQVSPVYASAAVGFDGDDFLNLVVGFDTGDTPEGVAERLRRIEDANGRVRGPERYAARTLDLDALTYGDQSVRSGRLILPRDEITRYAFVLRPLADIAGDEQHPELGRTYAELWAAFDARDQPLRRVSLDDMESG; encoded by the coding sequence ATGGTGCGTGTCTACGTCAGTGTCGGTTCCAACATTCAGCCGGCCCGTCATGTGCGCCGGGCCCTGCAGGACCTGCGCCGGGAGTTCCACGAACTGCAGGTGTCTCCGGTCTATGCCAGCGCTGCCGTGGGTTTCGACGGCGACGACTTTCTCAATCTGGTGGTGGGTTTCGATACCGGCGATACCCCGGAGGGAGTGGCCGAGCGCCTGCGGCGCATCGAGGACGCCAACGGACGCGTGCGCGGTCCGGAGCGCTACGCTGCCCGGACCCTGGACCTGGATGCGCTCACCTATGGTGACCAGTCCGTGCGCTCCGGGCGACTGATCCTGCCCCGGGACGAGATCACCCGCTACGCCTTCGTGCTGCGCCCGCTGGCGGACATCGCCGGCGACGAACAGCACCCGGAGCTCGGACGGACCTATGCCGAGCTGTGGGCAGCGTTTGATGCCCGCGACCAGCCGCTGCGCCGGGTGTCACTGGACGACATGGAGTCCGGATGA
- the folB gene encoding dihydroneopterin aldolase yields the protein MDVVFIQELKVDTVIGVRDWERRVRQTLVLDLELGCDAAAAAATDAVDDAVDYDAVRRHVAEWVANAGCQLVEGVAEGVATELQRAFGVPWLRIRVAKPGAVPGARAVGVSITRGEESR from the coding sequence ATGGATGTTGTCTTTATCCAGGAACTGAAAGTGGACACCGTAATTGGTGTGCGCGACTGGGAACGCCGGGTGCGCCAGACGTTGGTGCTCGACCTGGAGCTCGGCTGTGATGCTGCGGCAGCGGCGGCCACCGACGCGGTGGACGATGCCGTCGACTACGACGCCGTGCGTCGCCACGTCGCCGAGTGGGTGGCCAATGCGGGCTGCCAGCTGGTGGAGGGTGTTGCCGAAGGGGTGGCCACGGAACTGCAGCGCGCCTTCGGAGTGCCCTGGTTGCGCATCCGGGTGGCCAAGCCCGGCGCCGTGCCCGGGGCGCGGGCGGTAGGGGTGTCCATTACCCGCGGCGAGGAGTCGCGGTGA